In Neofelis nebulosa isolate mNeoNeb1 chromosome 10, mNeoNeb1.pri, whole genome shotgun sequence, one DNA window encodes the following:
- the LOC131487901 gene encoding glycine N-phenylacetyltransferase-like, whose amino-acid sequence MYHLQGPQVLQMLKKSLRKSLPESLKVYTTVFHMNQGNPFKLKAVVDKWPDFTTVVIRPQEQEMTDDFDHYTNTYQIYYKNPTNCQEFLGASDVINWKQHLQIQSSQSSLNEVIQNLAAAKLVKVKQDQAIMYMMSETASKLIPSLLEAKNLPPKSGRPKAINQEMFKLSSLDVTHTALVDKFWRFGGNERSQRFIKRCIQTFPTFCLLGPEGTPVSWSLMDQTGEIRMGGTVPEYRAQGLSTYVMDAHIRTMDKLDYPTYYHTLITNKIIQKISHRLHHIIMPCDWNQWHCEPL is encoded by the exons ATGTACCACTTACAAGGCCCCCAAGTGCTGCAGATGCTAAAGAAATCCTTGAGGAAGAGCCTCCCTGAGTCCTTAAAG GTTTATACAACTGTCTTCCACATGAACCAGGGAAACCCGTTCAAGTTAAAGGCCGTGGTGGACAAATGGCCTGATTTTACAACAGTGGTTATCCGCCCTCAGGAGCAG GAAATGACAGATGATTTTGATCACTACACCAACACCTACCAAATCTATTATAAGAATCCCACAAACTGCCAAGAATTCCTTGGTGCATCAGATGTCATCAACTGGAAGCAACATTTGCAGATCCAAA GTTCACAGTCCAGCCTGAACGAGGTGATACAAAATCTTGCAGCTGCTAAATTGGTCAAGGTCAAGCAAGATCAAGCCATTATGTATATGATGTCTGAGACAGCAAGTAAACTGATCCCTTCCCTGCTGGAGGCAAAGAACTTACCTCCTAAATCTGGCAGACCCAAGGCCAT TAACCAAGAGATGTTTAAACTCTCCTCCCTGGATGTTACCCACACTGCCTTGGTGGATAAATTCTGGCGTTTTGGTGGGAATGAGAGGAGCCAGAGATTCATCAAGCGCTGTATCCAGACCTTCCCCACCTTCTGCCTTCTGGGGCCTGAGGGGACCCCTGTATCCTGGAGCCTGATGGATCAGACAGGAGAGATACGGATGGGGGGTACTGTACCTGAGTACCGGGCCCAGGGTCTCTCCACCTATGTCATGGATGCTCACATCCGCACTATGGACAAACTTGACTACCCTACATATTACCATACACTCATAACCAACAAAATCATACAGAAAATCAGTCACCGTCTGCACCATATCATCATGCCCTGTGACTGGAACCAGTGGCACTGTGAGCCTCTGTGA